Proteins encoded by one window of Panicum virgatum strain AP13 chromosome 7N, P.virgatum_v5, whole genome shotgun sequence:
- the LOC120681142 gene encoding thionin BTH7-like: MGSKGLKSVIMCVLILGIILEVEGKSCCMSTLARTCYKLCRLNFQPPICAITCDCIIIKHHKCPRAYPYLNLLPNSSAPNATEYCKLGCVSSVCDTMNNAPDVAGKETKINMESCRDACDRFCNGDARFASVAA; this comes from the exons ATGGGAAGCAAGGGTCTTAAAAGTGTAATCATGTGTGTGCTGATACTAGGGATAATCTTGGAAGTAGAGGGCAAGAGTTGCTGCATGAGCACCTTGGCAAGAACCTGCTACAAGTTATGTCGTCTGAATTTTCAACCGCCAATCTGTGCAATAACATGTGATTGCATAATCATAAAACACCATAAATGCCCGCGTGCCTACCCTTATTTGAACCTTCTTCCAAACTCCA GTGCACCAAATGCCACTGAGTACTGCAAATTGGGATGTGTGTCTTCTGTGTGCGACACCATGAACAATG CTCCAGACGTTGCCGGCAAAGAGACGAAGATCAACATGGAAAGCTGTCGTGATGCATGCGACCGTTTCTGCAATGGGGATGCCCGCTTCGCATCCGTTGCTGCGTAA